The following are encoded in a window of Lagenorhynchus albirostris chromosome 3, mLagAlb1.1, whole genome shotgun sequence genomic DNA:
- the HRH2 gene encoding histamine H2 receptor isoform X1, whose translation MASNGTTSSFCLDPAALKITVSVVLTLFILITIAGNVVVCLAVGLNRRLRSLTNCFIVSLAITDLLLGLLVLPFSAFHQLSCRWSFGKVFCNIYTSLDVMLCTASILNLFMISLDRYCAVTDPLRYPMLVTPVRVTISLVLIWVISITLSFLSIHLGWNSRTEPSSANHTIPKCKVQVNLVYGLVDGLVTFYLPLLVMCITYYRIFKIAWDQAKRIHNVGSWRAATIREHKATVTLAAVMGAFIICWFPYFTVFVYRGLKGDNAINETFEAVVLWLGYANSALNPILYAALNRDFRTAYQQLFCCGPTDHGTHRTSLKSNSSQLTRIPSQGPRWQEERPLRLQVWSGTEVTAPQGATDRKPAMSCTLCSSNLLSCCKSLWALRFLQRHMGGPLEEQPGEPLSEELLRTLAQESVRMLPSEAV comes from the exons ATGGCGTCCAATGGCACGACCTCTTCCTTTTGTCTGGACCCTGCTGCGTTGAAGATCACCGTCAGCGTGGTCCTCACCCTCTTCATCCTCATCACCATCGCCGGCAATGTAGTCGTCTGCCTGGCGGTGGGCTTGAACCGCCGGCTCCGCAGTCTGACCAACTGCTTCATCGTGTCCTTGGCCATCACTGACCTACTCCTCGGCCTCCTGGTGCTGCCCTTCTCTGCCTTCCACCAGCTGTCCTGCAGGTGGAGCTTCGGCAAGGTCTTCTGCAATATCTATACCAGCCTAGATGTCATGCTCTGCACGGCCTCCATCCTCAACCTCTTCATGATCAGCCTCGACCGGTACTGCGCCGTCACAGATCCCCTGCGCTACCCCATGCTGGTCACCCCTGTCCGCGTCACCATCTCCCTGGTCCTAATTTGGGTCATCTCCATCACCCTATCCTTCCTGTCTATCCACCTGGGGTGGAACAGCAGGACTGAGCCCAGCAGTGCCAATCACACCATCCCAAAGTGCAAAGTCCAGGTCAACTTGGTGTATGGCCTGGTGGACGGGCTGGTCACCTTCTACCTGCCTCTGCTGGTCATGTGCATCACCTACTACCGCATCTTCAAGATCGCGTGGGATCAGGCCAAGAGGATCCATAACGTCGGCTCCTGGAGGGCAGCCACCATCAGGGAACACAAAGCCACAGTGACCCTGGCAGCCGTGATGGGGGCCTTCATCATCTGCTGGTTCCCCTACTTCACCGTCTTTGTTTACCGTGGGCTGAAAGGGGATAATGCCATCAACGAGACCTTCGAAGCCGTGGTTCTGTGGCTGGGCTATGCCAACTCAGCCCTGAACCCCATCCTGTACGCTGCTCTGAATAGAGACTTCCGCACAGCATACCAGCAGCTCTTCTGCTGCGGCCCCACCGACCACGGCACCCACAGAACTTCTCTGAAGTCCAACAGCTCTCAGCTGACGAGGATTCCAAGCCAAGGACCCAGGTGGCAGGAAGAGAGGCCCCTGAGGCTCCAGGTGTGGAGTGGGACAGAGGTCACGGCCCCCCAGGGAGCCACAGACAG GAAGCCAGCGATGTCCTGCACCCTGTGCTCCAGCAATCTTCTGAGCTGCTGCAAGAGCCTGTGGGCGCTTAGGTTCCTCCAGAGACACATGGGAGGCCCCTTGGAGGAGCAGCCGGGAGAGCCACTGTCTGAGGAGCTGCTAAGGACACTAGCCCAGGAATCGGTGAGGATGCTGCCCTCCGAGGCTGTCTAG
- the HRH2 gene encoding histamine H2 receptor isoform X2 — translation MASNGTTSSFCLDPAALKITVSVVLTLFILITIAGNVVVCLAVGLNRRLRSLTNCFIVSLAITDLLLGLLVLPFSAFHQLSCRWSFGKVFCNIYTSLDVMLCTASILNLFMISLDRYCAVTDPLRYPMLVTPVRVTISLVLIWVISITLSFLSIHLGWNSRTEPSSANHTIPKCKVQVNLVYGLVDGLVTFYLPLLVMCITYYRIFKIAWDQAKRIHNVGSWRAATIREHKATVTLAAVMGAFIICWFPYFTVFVYRGLKGDNAINETFEAVVLWLGYANSALNPILYAALNRDFRTAYQQLFCCGPTDHGTHRTSLKSNSSQLTRIPSQGPRWQEERPLRLQVWSGTEVTAPQGATDRPCLCPPECWSV, via the exons ATGGCGTCCAATGGCACGACCTCTTCCTTTTGTCTGGACCCTGCTGCGTTGAAGATCACCGTCAGCGTGGTCCTCACCCTCTTCATCCTCATCACCATCGCCGGCAATGTAGTCGTCTGCCTGGCGGTGGGCTTGAACCGCCGGCTCCGCAGTCTGACCAACTGCTTCATCGTGTCCTTGGCCATCACTGACCTACTCCTCGGCCTCCTGGTGCTGCCCTTCTCTGCCTTCCACCAGCTGTCCTGCAGGTGGAGCTTCGGCAAGGTCTTCTGCAATATCTATACCAGCCTAGATGTCATGCTCTGCACGGCCTCCATCCTCAACCTCTTCATGATCAGCCTCGACCGGTACTGCGCCGTCACAGATCCCCTGCGCTACCCCATGCTGGTCACCCCTGTCCGCGTCACCATCTCCCTGGTCCTAATTTGGGTCATCTCCATCACCCTATCCTTCCTGTCTATCCACCTGGGGTGGAACAGCAGGACTGAGCCCAGCAGTGCCAATCACACCATCCCAAAGTGCAAAGTCCAGGTCAACTTGGTGTATGGCCTGGTGGACGGGCTGGTCACCTTCTACCTGCCTCTGCTGGTCATGTGCATCACCTACTACCGCATCTTCAAGATCGCGTGGGATCAGGCCAAGAGGATCCATAACGTCGGCTCCTGGAGGGCAGCCACCATCAGGGAACACAAAGCCACAGTGACCCTGGCAGCCGTGATGGGGGCCTTCATCATCTGCTGGTTCCCCTACTTCACCGTCTTTGTTTACCGTGGGCTGAAAGGGGATAATGCCATCAACGAGACCTTCGAAGCCGTGGTTCTGTGGCTGGGCTATGCCAACTCAGCCCTGAACCCCATCCTGTACGCTGCTCTGAATAGAGACTTCCGCACAGCATACCAGCAGCTCTTCTGCTGCGGCCCCACCGACCACGGCACCCACAGAACTTCTCTGAAGTCCAACAGCTCTCAGCTGACGAGGATTCCAAGCCAAGGACCCAGGTGGCAGGAAGAGAGGCCCCTGAGGCTCCAGGTGTGGAGTGGGACAGAGGTCACGGCCCCCCAGGGAGCCACAGACAG ACCATGCCTTTGCCCCCCAGAATGCTGGTCTGTGTGA